The following proteins are encoded in a genomic region of Gossypium hirsutum isolate 1008001.06 chromosome D05, Gossypium_hirsutum_v2.1, whole genome shotgun sequence:
- the LOC121217006 gene encoding receptor-like protein 6, whose product MASYLFLCLFLFFPHLYASFSSSGSHSCSSLTQFKNSFSITQTEGASLSCNEIAGLKSYPKTNSWKEGTDCCSWDGVTCDHLNAHVIALDLSCSWLYGNFPPNTTLFLLPHLQKLNLAYNDFNLSKIPSEFGGFTSLFYLNLSHTGFAGQVPSQVSHLSKLVSLDISSSIYDYEKFTIDKHALEGLVHNLSEVRHLFLDGMDMSSVNAHVFMNLSSSLRSLSLAYCDLQGKFPKNIFDLPNLNLLNLGSNPILSLDPLKLNRSSNLEHLDLSSMSFSTEFIDSVDNLQALKYLDLSGHFFSQRLSVSKTKSGYLFTGDANFFGGLPHSMGNLVSLKFLDLSYSNLSGTVPRSLGNLLQLTHLDLSGNQFSGQIPSSILNLTQLEYLKISENSLEGSIPDEGLKVWKA is encoded by the exons ATGGCCTCCTATCTCTTTCTCTGCCTATTCCTCTTCTTTCCCCATCTTTatgcttctttttcttcttcaggaTCTCACTCCTGCTCTTCACTAACCCAGTTCAAGAATTCTTTTTCCATCACTCAGACAGAGGGTGCTTCTTTGTCTTGCAATGAGATTGCTGGCCTTAAATCTTATCCCAAGACAAATTCATGGAAGGAGGGTACAGATTGCTGCTCATGGGATGGGGTCACTTGTGACCACCTAAATGCTCATGTTATTGCCCTTGACTTGAGCTGCAGTTGGCTATATGGCAACTTCCCTCCCAATACCACTCTCTTCCTTCTTCCTCACCTTCAAAAACTCAACCTTGCCTACAATGATTTTAatctttccaaaattccatccgaGTTCGGTGGGTTTACAAGCCTATTCTACCTCAACCTTTCTCATACAGGGTTTGCAGGACAAGTCCCATCCCAAGTCTCCCACCTGTCAAAATTGGTTTCACTTGATATCTCCTCTTCGATTTATGACTATGAGAAATTTACAATTGACAAACATGCTCTGGAGGGACTTGTTCACAACCTATCCGAGGTCAGACATCTGTTTTTGGATGGAATGGACATGTCTTCTGTTAATGCTCATGTCTTCATGAATCTATCCTCTTCTCTAAGGTCTCTCAGTCTTGCTTATTGTGATTTGCAAGGAAAATTCCCAAAAAACATTTTTGATTTGccaaacctcaatctcctcaacttgGGAAGCAACCCAATCCTCAGTCTTGATCCTTTGAAGTTGAATCGGAGCAGCAATCTTGAACATTTGGATCTGTCGTCCATGTCCTTCTCTACAGAATTCATTGATTCAGTTGATAATCTACAGGCCTTAAAGTACTTAGATCTATCAGGACATTTTTTCTCTCAACGATTGTCTGTCTCAAAAACAAAATCGGGGTACTTGTTTACTGGAGACGCAAATTTTTTTGGAGGATTGCCTCACTCGATGGGGAATCTTGTGTCTTTGAAGTTTTTAGATCTCTCCTATTCCAACTTATCAGGAACGGTTCCAAGATCACTGGGGAATCTCTTGCAACTCACTCATTTAGACTTGTCGGGGAACCAATTTAGTGGACAAATTCCATCGTCAATTCTAAACCTAACGCAGTTGGAATACTTGAAAATATCTGAAAATTCATTAGAAGGTTCCATTCCAGATGAG GGCTTAAAAGTTTGGAAAGCTTAG
- the LOC121217317 gene encoding receptor-like protein 9DC3: MESYWLEFLNLKKNKFYGTIPPAFAKGCQLSNFNLNGNLLEGPLTPSILNCRGLEVLDLGNNKINDTFPHWLGSLPFLQVLVLKAIINLEKIGSTMSYMGVNCPGSGFYTYSIGIVMKGQDMDLVKIFTMWMIIDLSNNQFEGVFQRFLKANSSTHLEMIHMKETRENKLHGQIPQGKQFNTFGNDSYEGNKGLCGFPVSKGCNIIEPPPLNVLEKDGSKSNITFGWKVVLIGYGCGVVFGMSVGYVVFQTGKPKWLVNLLKSNMRRSEEESQRMAVAEMDEEGSS, from the exons ATGGAGAG CTACTGGcttgaattcttgaatctgaAGAAGAACAAGTTTTATGGGACGATTCCTCCAGCATTCGCAAAGGGATGCCAATTGAGTAATTTCAACTTAAATGGAAATCTGTTAGAAGGGCCTTTGACACCATCCATCCTTAATTGTAGAGGTCTGGAAGTGCTAGATCTTGGTAACAACAAGATCAATGATACATTTCCTCATTGGTTGGGCAGTCTTCCATTTTTGCAAGTTCTTGTATTGAAGGCTATCATAAATCTAGAGAAGATTGGGAGTACAATGTCGTACATGGGGGTGAATTGTCCTGGAAGTGGCTTCTATACCTATTCCATTGGAATTGTTATGAAAGGACAAGATATGGACTTGGTGAAAATTTTCACCATGTGGATGATCATTGATCTATCAAACAATCAGTTTGAAGGGGTATTCCAGAG ATTCCTCAAGGCAAACAGTTCAACACATTTGGAAATGATTCATATGAAGGAAACAAGGGAAAATAAACTCCATGGTCAGATTCCTCAAGGCAAACAGTTCAACACATTTGGAAATGATTCATATGAAGGAAACAAGGGATTATGTGGATTTCCGGTCTCGAAAGGTTGCAACATCATTGAGCCACCACCTCTAAATGTGCTTGAAAAAGATGGCTCAAAATCAAACATTACTTTTGGTTGGAAAGTGGTGTTGATAGGTTATGGATGCGGAGTGGTGTTCGGAATGTCCGTGGGATATGTTGTTTTCCAAACTGGTAAGCCGAAATGGTTGGTGAATTTGTTGAAATCCAACATGAGAAGAAGCGAAGAAGAAAGTCAAAGGATGGCAGTCGCAGAAATGGACGAAGAAGGATCTAGTTAG